Proteins co-encoded in one Actinomadura luteofluorescens genomic window:
- a CDS encoding DUF4407 domain-containing protein → MRRILITLSGARASVLDQCPTERGKFEGIGGAVLTTSTLATISMWFALSSAIGVHPVAAMPLALLWGLAILSLDRWLVATIPSSGGRRWKLALPRVAMAVLLGFVISTPLVLQIFRAEIDAQIVEIKQRRADDFALDQKRGAIGADVARDRQAVAGLQQVIASQGDVPLDPASDVRIRALTQQRDDQRKQMQSQYQQWQCQLYGGPQCPRKGDGPLAAASEAAYRNAKKRVDDLNGQIEDRKRELTATGDAARRTRLEQAQADLPAARQRLTADERRQADLQRSFDAQNGNTHGLLIRLQALDEVSGKDVVLNGARILLFLLFLLIECLPVAVKLLQKTSNYDQILALEARKELQQAKKKIVPVPGNLFGGESGGSVHDIWGERQREQEEWRPARPSGPGRETGSSGGEGGIQGAPEWGSGPGGPPAGTRPEASGDGTPPSSEHEAIRNALDTRVTRTVDSSDRSDGQPLYTDDDDF, encoded by the coding sequence TTGCGCAGAATTTTGATCACCCTCTCCGGCGCCCGGGCCTCGGTCCTCGACCAGTGCCCGACCGAGCGCGGCAAGTTCGAGGGCATCGGCGGCGCCGTGCTCACCACCAGCACCCTGGCGACCATCTCCATGTGGTTCGCCCTCTCCAGCGCCATCGGCGTCCACCCGGTCGCCGCGATGCCGCTCGCGCTGCTCTGGGGCCTGGCCATCCTGAGCCTGGACCGGTGGCTGGTCGCCACCATCCCCTCCAGCGGCGGCCGGCGCTGGAAGCTGGCGCTGCCCCGGGTGGCGATGGCCGTGCTGCTCGGCTTCGTGATCTCGACTCCGCTGGTGCTGCAGATCTTCCGGGCGGAGATCGACGCGCAGATCGTGGAGATCAAGCAGCGCCGGGCCGACGACTTCGCGCTGGACCAGAAGAGGGGCGCCATCGGCGCCGACGTCGCGCGCGACCGCCAGGCGGTCGCCGGCCTCCAGCAGGTGATCGCCTCCCAGGGCGACGTTCCGCTCGACCCCGCCTCCGACGTCCGGATCCGGGCGCTCACCCAGCAGCGCGACGACCAGCGCAAGCAGATGCAGAGCCAGTACCAGCAGTGGCAGTGCCAGCTCTACGGCGGCCCCCAGTGCCCCCGGAAGGGCGACGGGCCGCTCGCCGCGGCCAGCGAGGCCGCGTACCGCAACGCCAAGAAGCGCGTGGACGACCTCAACGGCCAGATCGAGGACCGCAAGCGCGAGCTCACCGCGACGGGCGACGCCGCCAGGCGCACCCGGCTGGAGCAGGCGCAGGCCGACCTGCCCGCGGCCCGGCAGCGGCTCACCGCCGACGAGCGGCGCCAGGCCGATCTCCAGCGGTCCTTCGACGCGCAGAACGGCAACACCCACGGGCTGCTGATCCGCCTGCAGGCGCTGGACGAGGTCTCCGGCAAGGACGTCGTCCTGAACGGCGCCCGCATCCTCCTCTTCCTCCTCTTCCTGCTCATCGAGTGCCTTCCGGTGGCGGTCAAGCTGCTCCAGAAAACCTCGAATTACGATCAGATCCTCGCGCTGGAGGCCAGGAAGGAACTCCAGCAGGCCAAGAAGAAGATCGTTCCAGTGCCGGGAAACCTGTTCGGGGGCGAATCCGGCGGGTCCGTTCACGATATTTGGGGTGAGCGCCAAAGGGAGCAGGAGGAATGGCGCCCGGCCCGGCCGTCCGGACCGGGCAGGGAAACGGGGTCTTCCGGCGGCGAAGGCGGAATCCAAGGCGCCCCGGAATGGGGTTCGGGGCCCGGCGGCCCTCCGGCCGGCACCCGGCCGGAGGCGTCCGGCGACGGGACGCCGCCCTCCAGCGAGCACGAGGCGATCCGCAACGCGCTCGACACGCGCGTGACCCGGACGGTCGACTCCTCCGACCGGTCCGACGGCCAGCCCCTCTACACCGACGACGACGATTTCTGA
- a CDS encoding protein kinase domain-containing protein, which produces MAGRDPTLNGRYRVLSRLGAGGMGTVWVGDDLVLHRRVALKAINLEPGRPGEAGPIVARARREAQALARVGHPAVVEIYDLFVEDGVPWLVMELIDGRTLADLVAEGPVAEREVARIGRWALEGLDAVHRAGVLHRDVKPANILLAADGRVLLADFGIARLAGAASLTVTNTVLGTLEFMAPEQIAGHDATVASDLWSLGVTLFLALEGYSPFRRGADALNVPATLYAIVHDPAPAPSRPGPLADAIVRLLDKDPATRSDAARLRSALEEVARDVPRPAPPGPAAVEARVPRAERAEVPGRAEVPGRAGRPGAARAARPVSAAPPVNARPPAGAAALVEDMTVDEAARAVVKAGPAAAAPALLALPRHRAALILAELPPASLGGVLDAMAAVPEATALILPMFTAERAGRALGRMTGSRALAVLAAMPAGEAARIVAQADQRTAAWVLGALPPSEGARLLAAMPVPRAAGALGYVPPPTIAALLRGLPGDRAAVLLRRLTPAVRARVDRLP; this is translated from the coding sequence GTGGCCGGGCGCGACCCCACGCTCAACGGCCGGTACCGCGTCCTGTCCCGGCTCGGCGCCGGCGGGATGGGCACCGTGTGGGTGGGCGACGATCTGGTCCTGCACCGCCGCGTCGCGCTCAAGGCGATCAACCTCGAACCCGGCCGCCCGGGGGAGGCCGGCCCCATCGTCGCGCGCGCGAGGCGCGAGGCCCAGGCACTGGCGCGCGTCGGCCACCCCGCCGTGGTCGAGATCTACGACCTGTTCGTCGAGGACGGCGTCCCCTGGCTGGTGATGGAGCTCATCGACGGCCGCACCCTCGCCGACCTCGTCGCCGAGGGCCCCGTCGCCGAGCGGGAGGTCGCCCGGATCGGGCGGTGGGCGCTCGAAGGGCTGGACGCGGTGCACCGCGCGGGCGTCCTGCACCGCGACGTGAAGCCGGCGAACATCCTCCTCGCCGCCGACGGCCGCGTCCTGCTCGCCGACTTCGGCATCGCGCGGCTCGCCGGGGCCGCGTCCCTCACCGTCACGAACACCGTCCTCGGAACGCTGGAGTTCATGGCCCCGGAGCAGATCGCGGGCCACGACGCGACGGTCGCCTCCGACCTCTGGTCGCTCGGCGTCACCCTCTTCCTCGCGCTGGAGGGCTACTCGCCGTTCCGCCGGGGCGCGGACGCCCTCAACGTCCCCGCCACCCTCTACGCGATCGTGCACGACCCCGCGCCGGCGCCGAGCCGCCCCGGCCCCCTCGCCGACGCGATCGTCCGGCTCCTCGACAAGGACCCGGCCACGCGGTCCGACGCCGCCCGTTTGCGGAGCGCCCTGGAGGAGGTGGCGCGGGACGTCCCGCGGCCCGCGCCTCCCGGTCCCGCCGCGGTGGAGGCGCGGGTGCCGCGCGCGGAGCGGGCCGAGGTCCCTGGGCGGGCCGAGGTCCCCGGGCGGGCCGGGAGGCCGGGCGCGGCCCGCGCGGCACGCCCCGTGAGCGCGGCGCCGCCGGTGAACGCGAGACCCCCCGCGGGCGCGGCGGCCCTGGTCGAGGACATGACGGTGGACGAGGCCGCCCGGGCGGTCGTGAAGGCCGGGCCGGCGGCCGCCGCCCCCGCGCTGCTGGCGCTGCCCCGCCACCGCGCCGCGCTGATCCTGGCGGAGCTGCCGCCGGCGTCCCTCGGCGGGGTCCTCGACGCGATGGCGGCCGTCCCGGAGGCGACCGCGCTGATCCTGCCGATGTTCACCGCCGAGCGGGCGGGCCGCGCCCTCGGGCGGATGACCGGGAGCCGCGCTCTGGCGGTGCTCGCCGCGATGCCCGCCGGCGAGGCGGCGCGCATCGTCGCGCAGGCCGACCAGCGGACGGCCGCCTGGGTGCTCGGGGCGCTGCCGCCGTCCGAGGGGGCGCGCCTGCTCGCCGCGATGCCGGTGCCGCGCGCCGCCGGGGCCCTCGGATACGTCCCCCCGCCGACCATCGCGGCCCTGCTGCGGGGGCTCCCCGGCGACCGGGCCGCCGTCCTGCTGCGAAGGCTCACCCCCGCGGTCCGGGCGCGGGTCGACCGGCTGCCGTGA
- a CDS encoding TetR/AcrR family transcriptional regulator, whose product MTARTRTVRPRVARRDWIEAAYGELARAGERGVAITTLAARLGVTKGSFYWHFRDRPELMRALLDRWAHERTDEVLGLALGSTADPRERLRRIEALGREVAPIDRAMRLWAQEEPAAEEAVRHADRALLGHIAACLEDLGFEAEEARLRARLMLRFWAGGYLVPEAGPDPRERVLEILLAP is encoded by the coding sequence ATGACGGCCCGGACGAGGACGGTGCGGCCCAGGGTGGCGCGGCGCGACTGGATCGAGGCCGCCTACGGGGAGCTGGCCCGCGCCGGCGAGCGCGGCGTCGCGATCACCACGCTGGCGGCCCGGCTCGGCGTCACCAAGGGCAGCTTCTACTGGCACTTCCGGGACCGCCCGGAGCTGATGCGGGCGCTGCTGGACCGGTGGGCGCACGAGCGGACCGACGAGGTGCTCGGGCTCGCGCTCGGCAGCACCGCCGACCCGCGCGAGCGGCTGCGCCGCATCGAGGCGCTCGGCCGCGAGGTCGCGCCCATCGACCGGGCGATGCGGCTGTGGGCCCAGGAGGAGCCCGCGGCGGAGGAGGCGGTGCGGCACGCCGACCGGGCGCTGCTCGGCCACATCGCCGCATGCCTGGAGGACCTTGGCTTCGAGGCGGAGGAGGCGCGCCTGCGGGCGCGGCTGATGCTGCGGTTCTGGGCCGGCGGCTACCTCGTCCCCGAGGCCGGACCCGACCCGCGCGAACGCGTGCTGGAGATCCTCCTGGCTCCCTAG
- a CDS encoding acyl-CoA dehydrogenase family protein → MEYGDEIVCRVRDLAPTLAGRARAAEEARRLPDETIADLAATGLFAILVPKRFGGAERGFEEMAAACREAGAGCASTGWLSVIYTLHNWMVGLFPERAQAEVWADRPYALIPCVLAPTGTAAPADGGHRVTGRWSWGSGVMHAGHVMVMAPVTAGDAVEPRLFLLPREEVAVHDVWHTSGMRGTGSNDIEVADVFVPAHRSVPLLDLAEGRSPGSLVHSGALYRTPLVPVFALTGAAPVLGVAEGVLARFAERTRGRVMAYSGERQRETTGAQVRLASATADLTAARLLLEDALRGVVRAVAEGRCDLRRRAGARLVAAHVAGTARRVVNDLCTAAGASAQFADSPFQRAQRDVNTISGHVVFEPDAAYALYGRIELGLDPGPVTLV, encoded by the coding sequence ATGGAGTATGGAGACGAGATCGTGTGCCGCGTCCGGGACCTCGCGCCGACGCTCGCCGGACGTGCGCGGGCCGCCGAGGAGGCGCGGCGGCTGCCCGACGAGACCATCGCCGACCTGGCCGCGACCGGGCTCTTCGCGATACTGGTGCCGAAGCGGTTCGGCGGGGCCGAGCGCGGGTTCGAGGAGATGGCGGCGGCGTGCCGGGAGGCGGGCGCCGGATGCGCCTCGACGGGGTGGCTGTCGGTCATCTACACGCTGCACAACTGGATGGTCGGGCTCTTCCCCGAGCGGGCGCAGGCCGAGGTCTGGGCGGACCGGCCGTACGCGCTGATCCCGTGCGTCCTCGCGCCGACCGGGACGGCGGCTCCCGCGGACGGCGGGCACCGGGTCACCGGGCGCTGGTCGTGGGGCAGCGGGGTGATGCACGCCGGGCACGTCATGGTCATGGCGCCGGTCACCGCGGGCGACGCCGTCGAGCCGAGGCTGTTCCTGCTGCCGCGCGAGGAGGTGGCCGTCCACGACGTCTGGCACACCAGCGGGATGCGGGGCACCGGCAGCAACGACATCGAGGTGGCGGACGTGTTCGTCCCGGCGCACCGGTCGGTGCCGCTCCTCGACCTGGCGGAGGGGCGCTCGCCCGGGTCCCTCGTCCACTCCGGCGCGCTCTACCGGACGCCGCTCGTGCCCGTGTTCGCGCTGACCGGCGCCGCGCCCGTGCTCGGCGTGGCCGAAGGCGTGCTGGCACGGTTCGCCGAGCGGACGCGCGGCCGGGTGATGGCCTACTCCGGCGAGCGGCAGCGCGAGACGACCGGGGCGCAGGTGCGGCTCGCGTCCGCGACCGCGGACCTGACCGCCGCCCGGCTGCTGCTGGAGGACGCCCTGCGCGGCGTCGTCCGCGCCGTGGCCGAGGGGAGGTGCGACCTGCGGCGGCGGGCCGGGGCCCGGCTGGTGGCGGCGCATGTCGCCGGGACGGCGCGGCGGGTCGTCAACGACCTGTGCACGGCGGCCGGGGCGAGCGCGCAGTTCGCCGACTCCCCCTTCCAGCGGGCGCAGCGGGACGTGAATACGATCTCCGGGCACGTGGTGTTCGAACCGGACGCGGCGTACGCCCTCTACGGCAGGATCGAGCTGGGCCTGGATCCCGGCCCGGTGACCCTGGTGTGA
- a CDS encoding enolase C-terminal domain-like protein has product MRPRDGAELEGVRVHAFEVPTDGPGGEEEDGTLRWDSTTLVLVEAHAGGQTGIGYTYGDVSVAAFVESALAPAVRGADALAPPAAWERMFAAIRNAGRPGAGAMAVSAVDVALWDLKAKLLGLPLFRLLPAFHDRVPVYGSGGFTNYSLDRLAGQLAGWVEQGVPRVKLKVSRRPDEDPRRLTAVREAIGDGVELFTDANGALTRKDALYWARRFAEEWDVRWFEEPVSSDDLAGLRLVRDEGPGRLEVAAGEYGFVLKDFAALLDGPAVDCLQADVTRCGGITGLLQVAGLSAARQTDLSAHCAPAVSAHAFCAVDRLRHLEYFHDHVRVERLIFDGTLTPANGALVPAPDRPGLGLEVRWPDAEPYRTHGSRGVSGRSSWG; this is encoded by the coding sequence ATGCGTCCGCGGGACGGTGCCGAACTCGAAGGCGTCCGGGTGCACGCCTTCGAAGTGCCCACCGACGGCCCCGGCGGCGAGGAGGAGGACGGCACGCTCCGCTGGGACTCCACGACCCTCGTCCTCGTCGAGGCCCACGCGGGCGGCCAGACCGGGATCGGCTACACCTACGGGGACGTCTCGGTCGCCGCGTTCGTGGAGTCCGCGCTCGCGCCCGCGGTGCGAGGCGCCGACGCGCTCGCCCCACCCGCGGCCTGGGAGCGGATGTTCGCCGCCATCCGCAACGCCGGACGACCCGGCGCGGGCGCGATGGCGGTGTCCGCCGTCGACGTCGCGCTCTGGGACCTCAAGGCGAAGCTTCTCGGGCTTCCGCTGTTCAGGCTCCTGCCCGCATTCCACGACCGGGTGCCCGTCTACGGCAGCGGAGGCTTCACGAACTACTCCCTGGACCGGCTGGCCGGCCAGCTCGCCGGCTGGGTCGAGCAGGGCGTCCCGCGGGTCAAGCTGAAGGTCTCGCGGCGCCCCGACGAGGACCCTAGGCGCCTCACCGCCGTCCGCGAAGCGATCGGGGACGGCGTCGAGCTTTTCACCGACGCCAACGGGGCCCTCACCCGCAAGGACGCCCTGTACTGGGCGCGGCGTTTCGCCGAGGAGTGGGACGTGCGGTGGTTCGAGGAGCCGGTGAGCTCCGACGACCTCGCGGGCCTCCGCCTCGTCCGCGACGAGGGGCCCGGCCGGCTGGAGGTCGCGGCGGGGGAGTACGGCTTCGTGCTGAAGGACTTCGCCGCCCTGCTCGACGGCCCCGCCGTGGACTGCCTCCAGGCCGACGTCACCCGGTGCGGCGGCATCACGGGACTGCTGCAGGTCGCGGGGCTGTCCGCGGCGCGGCAGACCGATCTGTCAGCGCACTGCGCCCCGGCGGTGTCCGCGCACGCCTTCTGCGCGGTCGACCGCCTGCGCCACCTGGAGTACTTCCACGACCACGTCCGCGTCGAGCGCCTGATCTTCGACGGAACGCTGACCCCCGCGAACGGCGCCCTCGTCCCCGCCCCCGACCGTCCCGGCCTGGGCCTGGAGGTCAGATGGCCCGACGCGGAGCCCTACCGCACCCACGGCTCCAGAGGGGTCAGTGGGAGGTCATCGTGGGGGTGA